CTGACGGGTGAAAAGGCTTTCGATACCTTTAAAGATCCAGACTCATACTTTCGCTACAAAGACACCTACGTTTTTGTCATCGATATGGAAGGCACCCTGCTATGCGACCCCGGTATGCCAAGTATGGAACACAATCCACTCTTCATGAAAAAATTTGGTGATGGGGTCCAAAAAGAAATTGATATCGTCAACTCAGAGTCGGGGGAAGGCTGGTTTTTCTACCATTTTTATGAGCCAACGGAGGAAGATAAAATTGAGCCAAAATGGTATTTCACCAAAAGAGCGACACGTAAGGGGAAAAAATATATCGTTGGTTCCGGTATTTACCCAGCTGACATTAAAGACGCCAGTAGGCTCATAAAAGACACAGTCACTGAAAAGTAAACTTCAAGTGAACGTAGCAACTAGTCGGATGGTAAGGTTGAAAGATCGACACCTTCCGACTCAAGAAGCCGTTCTTTGCAAACGAGCCCCCAGCGGTAACCACCCAATGCACCACTCTTACGGATGACCCGGTGGCAAGGTATCAGCCAGGACACAGGATTCGCGCCGACTGCAGTTCCTACTGCACGGACTGCAGAAGGACTGCCGACAGATTCAGCGATTTTCTGATAGGTAACTGTTTCCCCAGGAGGTACTTTTGTTAATTCCCGCCATACAGCCACTTGCAAGGGAGTTCCACGAACAATCAGCTCAGCACCATCTTCAAAATCGGGTGTTTCTTCAAAGCCCCTGACCAATTTGAATCCAGGCCAATTCCTGCACAACTCAGCCTTCAATGTCGCCAGAGTAAAACCTTCTGTAAATCCGAGAAAACAAATCCGTGAATCCAAAACACCAACAAAAGCTTTGCCGATTGGTGTTTCAACAACACCAGTATGGATGACGCGTGTGTCTGATGCATCCGGATCAAACACAGAGACTGCAATCGATTTTGATGAGAAAGGCGGCGGAGAAACGCTCATTTTTATAGAATCAGATCGAAGGTGATTAGGAAGAGAACTTGAGAAAACAAGACACCGACTAAGAGACTGTAGATAAACCCGCCAAACAGATCCGAACGGAGACGCCGCTCCGGCACTGGTCTGGAAGCAAGTGATGGGCCATTGGAAGATCCCGGCTCAGGATTCCAACTGCCCAAAGAATCGGTGATGTCTTTAGGTGAACTCACTAGGTTCACCATAGACTATTAAGCGATTCCTTCAACTTGAATATTTTGTGAAAATTTCAAAAGACCTGCGCATCCGCTAGGTCGAAAAGCTATCTGGTCTGATAAATCCGACCGGTTGCGGCGTGTCCCCGATATTAACGAAATTGGAAAGATTCGGTAGCACGTAAGGCATATCCCCAGCCGATACACCAAACCAACAAGCGAGTTCAGCAAAAAGCTCATCAACGGAAGTGCTAGGCAGAATCCTGCCACCCTGGCCAACGTCATCGACGCCATCCAAGGTCAAGCTTGGGAAAGTGCCATAGACTTTTCCGCCTTGGACCGGCCCACCCAAGACCATCTGGACGCCACCCCAGGCATGGTCCGTTCCGCGTCCATTTGAGCGCAAGGTACGACCGAAATCAGAAGCGGTGTAAGTAATCACCTCATCGGCCACGCCGAAATACTCCAGTGCCTGCTGGTAAGCAGATAAGGTTTGAGAAAGTTCATCGAGCATTCCTGCTTGGGTCACCAGCAGTTCCCCATGATGATCCCAACCGCCACGCGACACGTAAATGGTGTTGCGGCGTAGACCCAGGCTTGCCCGTGCTGCAATGGTTTTGGCTGCAGCCCGCATTTCCTGCCCGAATTTACTGCTGGGAAACAGACCGGAGACAGCAGAATCATCAATCGCATCGTAATGGCTCTTAAAGGCTTCCTGCACTTCCCGGCTTTCGGTCATATGCTGGGCCAATGCATCCTGCATCATGTTATTATAAGTCGCCGCCAGTAAATGTTCCATGCCGTAGTTTTTGCGCCCATTCGAGGAAGTAAGATTTGCCGAACCGCCACTGGGTAAAAGCGCACCGTTGCCTGTAATGGAGAACTGCGACGTTTCATTGCCGATTTGAAATACATTATTACCGGCCAGAGAAATACTCATGGCGGTACTTCCGGTGTTCAGTGAAGAGTGAAGCACATCGGCCATACGACCGGCCCAGCCTGTCAGTTCAGTCAAGCCCTGTGGTACGGAGGTTTGCCACTGATGAATCTGATCAATGTGTGAAAACAAGGCTTTGGGCAAAGGCACAGCGCTTGATTGATACTGGGTAAGCGTTGTTGGCTCAACCAGGGTCCCGATATTGGCAATGAAAGCCAAGCGACGCTTGTCGCTAAAAGCACCGGAGCCATTAAACATATCAACCAGTTCAGGACAGGATGGATGCAAACCATAGAGGATGCCGTCATTGCCGGTGTCCTGTGAGAGACTAAGCAGTTCGCCCTGACTGAGCGCCATATCTGTCCGGGCAGCGCTATACTCGGAATACCCGGCATCCCGCCTTACCAGCAGATTGAAGCTGTCACAACCACCCGCCAACATGATGCAGACCAGTGTCTTACGATCATCTCCCACTGGCAAAGACGCAGCGGCGGCATTGTTCGCCATTTTCAAATTGATTAATGCAGAGAGGATCGAAGTGGAGCCAATGGCAGCACAACTGAACTCACCAAGAAATTGCCTTCTGGTTAATTTGGAATTCATCGAAATAGGGTTATTTCAAGCAAGCGCCTTCCGGACTGATCAGAGCCAAATAGGCGGCCAGCCGAGCGCGCTCGGTGAGATTATTGGTGGAAGTTAGAACGGTGGCGATGATATCACGGGAGTCGGCACTCATGGTTCCGGCGCAAAACAAAAGGGATACGCGATCCAGCAAATCGGAAACATTACCCGCCAGATCGACCAGTTCACTCCAGTCCGGCGGAAAATCGTAACTAAGAGTCGT
The Rubellicoccus peritrichatus DNA segment above includes these coding regions:
- a CDS encoding DUF1501 domain-containing protein; translation: MNSKLTRRQFLGEFSCAAIGSTSILSALINLKMANNAAAASLPVGDDRKTLVCIMLAGGCDSFNLLVRRDAGYSEYSAARTDMALSQGELLSLSQDTGNDGILYGLHPSCPELVDMFNGSGAFSDKRRLAFIANIGTLVEPTTLTQYQSSAVPLPKALFSHIDQIHQWQTSVPQGLTELTGWAGRMADVLHSSLNTGSTAMSISLAGNNVFQIGNETSQFSITGNGALLPSGGSANLTSSNGRKNYGMEHLLAATYNNMMQDALAQHMTESREVQEAFKSHYDAIDDSAVSGLFPSSKFGQEMRAAAKTIAARASLGLRRNTIYVSRGGWDHHGELLVTQAGMLDELSQTLSAYQQALEYFGVADEVITYTASDFGRTLRSNGRGTDHAWGGVQMVLGGPVQGGKVYGTFPSLTLDGVDDVGQGGRILPSTSVDELFAELACWFGVSAGDMPYVLPNLSNFVNIGDTPQPVGFIRPDSFST
- a CDS encoding methylated-DNA--[protein]-cysteine S-methyltransferase — protein: MSVSPPPFSSKSIAVSVFDPDASDTRVIHTGVVETPIGKAFVGVLDSRICFLGFTEGFTLATLKAELCRNWPGFKLVRGFEETPDFEDGAELIVRGTPLQVAVWRELTKVPPGETVTYQKIAESVGSPSAVRAVGTAVGANPVSWLIPCHRVIRKSGALGGYRWGLVCKERLLESEGVDLSTLPSD